The genomic region TACGTACTGGAAAATCGTCGCGTCATGAAAAGCACTTTTCCCAAGGTCTTTGAGTCGATGACAATTCAGCCCGTTGAAGAATACCCCAGTCATTTATTAGAAACTTTACTCAACCTAGCTCCTCCTCAACTCTACGATCCAACGGTAGTTGTTTTAACACCAGGAATTTATAACTCAGCTTACTTCGAGCATTCCTTCTTGGCGCAGCAGATGGGTGTGGAGTTGGTAGAAGGACGAGACTTGGTAGTGGCGGATGGCTACCTACAAATGCGAACTACCAAAGGCTTAAAGCGCGTTGATGCCGTTTATCGCCGGATTGACGACGATTTTATCGATCCATTAGCATTTCGTCCTGATTCATTGTTAGGCATACCTGGACTAATGGAAGTCTATCGTGCGGGTAGAGTTGGGCTGGCTAACGCACTAGGAACTGGTGTAGCCGATGATAAAGTCATCTACGCTTACGTTCCAGCCATGATTCGTTACTATTTAGGCGAAGAACCGATTTTATCTAATGTTCCTACATACCTTTGTTGGGAACCAAATCAACAAGCTCATGTTTTGGCAAATCTCGATAAGTTAGTTGTCAAAGCCGCGAATGAATCTGGTGGTTACGGAATGCTGATTGGTTCTTCTGCTACTCCAGAACAAAGACAAGAATTTGCCGAGAAAATTAAGGCTAGTCCGCGCAACTACATCGCCCAACCAACTTTGTGTTTGTCTCGCGTGCCTACTCTTCTGGAAAATCAATTTGAAGGTTGTCACGTAGACTTGCGACCGTATATCCTCTACGGCAAAGACATCTATGTTAACCCAGGCGGACTAACCCGCGTCGCCCTCAGAAGAGGTTCCTTAGTCGTAAACTCCTCCCAGGGTGGTGGTAGTAAGGATACTTGGGTGGTGTGTAAATGAGTTGTCATTTGTTGACGGTTGACGGTTGACGGTTGACGGTAAACCTGCGCTACACTACCCCTTCGGGGAAGCAAGCTACGTGAAGACGGTTGGCTGACAACTGCTAACTGATAACTGCTAACTGCTAACTGATAACTGATAACTGATAACTGATTATGCTAAGCAGAGTTGCTGATTCAATTTACTGGTTAAATCGTTATGTAGAAAGGGCAGAAAATGTTGCTCGTTTTATTGATGTGAATTTAACTCTATTGTTGGACGCTCCTACTGGAGAAGCGCAGCAGTGGAAACCTTTGATTTTGACTACAGGAGATTTATCGTTATTTCAAGAACGCTACGGTGAAGCGACCGCAGAAAATGTGATTCAGTTCTTGACTTTCGATCGCGAATATCCTAATTCGATCGCTTCTTGCTTGTTTGCTGCCAGAGAGAACGCGCGATCGATCCGGGAAATTATTTCTTCGGAAATGTGGGAACGGGTGAATGCATTTTATTTCATGGTTAAAGAAGCGGCTCAATCTCATACCGTCCCTGAATGGTCGAATTTTTTTGCTGAAGTCAAGCTAGCCAGTCACTTGTTTGCTGGGGTGATGAATGCAACCATGACTCACAACGAAGGTTGGCATTTCGGACAAATTGGACGTTTATTAGAACGGGCTGATAAAACTGCTCGAATTTTAGATGTAAAATACTATATTTTGCTACCTTCAGCTAAAGATGTGGGGACGACTCTAGACCAGTTGCAATGGATAGCACTGTTAAAATCTGCGAGTGCTTATGAGATGTATCGTAAATGGGGACGACATCGGATTGCGCCTACAGCTGTAGCGGAATTTTTGATTCTCAACCGCGAATTTCCCCGTTCGATTCAATTTTGCTTACTCCAAGCAGAGCAATCGCTACATCAAATTACTGGAACTCCCATCGGTACTTGGCAAAACCCCGCCGAACGCGC from Scytonema millei VB511283 harbors:
- a CDS encoding circularly permuted type 2 ATP-grasp protein, whose protein sequence is MRFDNYEPGDFYDELFVAKDKPRAEAIPLLERINSLPAGELQRRHQAAQIALMNMGVTFNVYSEGEGTERIFPFDIIPRIVSAEEWQSLEKGLKQRIFALNLFINDIYNEQKIIRDSVIPTELIESATGFLKPCIGLKPPGGIWCHITGTDLVRDRDGRWYVLEDNMRCPSGVSYVLENRRVMKSTFPKVFESMTIQPVEEYPSHLLETLLNLAPPQLYDPTVVVLTPGIYNSAYFEHSFLAQQMGVELVEGRDLVVADGYLQMRTTKGLKRVDAVYRRIDDDFIDPLAFRPDSLLGIPGLMEVYRAGRVGLANALGTGVADDKVIYAYVPAMIRYYLGEEPILSNVPTYLCWEPNQQAHVLANLDKLVVKAANESGGYGMLIGSSATPEQRQEFAEKIKASPRNYIAQPTLCLSRVPTLLENQFEGCHVDLRPYILYGKDIYVNPGGLTRVALRRGSLVVNSSQGGGSKDTWVVCK
- a CDS encoding alpha-E domain-containing protein, encoding MLSRVADSIYWLNRYVERAENVARFIDVNLTLLLDAPTGEAQQWKPLILTTGDLSLFQERYGEATAENVIQFLTFDREYPNSIASCLFAARENARSIREIISSEMWERVNAFYFMVKEAAQSHTVPEWSNFFAEVKLASHLFAGVMNATMTHNEGWHFGQIGRLLERADKTARILDVKYYILLPSAKDVGTTLDQLQWIALLKSASAYEMYRKWGRHRIAPTAVAEFLILNREFPRSIQFCLLQAEQSLHQITGTPIGTWQNPAERALGRSRSELEYITIEEIVNIGLHEFLDRIQHQINDVGDKIFTTFVAVDPV